In one window of Gopherus evgoodei ecotype Sinaloan lineage unplaced genomic scaffold, rGopEvg1_v1.p scaffold_40_arrow_ctg1, whole genome shotgun sequence DNA:
- the LOC115642448 gene encoding RING finger protein 11-like: MGNCLSSQAADDLSLLNDSGDGASLGPGDPPPPPAPPPYQEHEPIPVYHPTPSQTRLATQLTEEEQIRIAQRIGLIQHLPKGIFDPGTEPSEKKVKECVICMLDFVYGDPIRFLPCLHIYHVDCIDDWLMRSFTCPSCLEPVDAALLASYETN; encoded by the exons ATGGGGAACTGCCTCTCCTCGCAGGCGGCCGATGACCTCTCGCTGCTCAACGACTCGGGGGACGGGGCCAGCCTGGGGCCCGGGGACCCGCCGCCCCCCCCGGCGCCGCCCCCCTACCAG GAACATGAGCCGATCCCAGTGTATCACCCCACGCCGAGCCAGACCCGACTTGCCACGCAGCTAACGGAGGAAGAGCAGATCCGAATCGCCCAGCGGATTGGGCTGATACAGCACCTGCCCAAAGGGATATTCGATCCGGGCACGGAACCATcggaaaaaaaagtgaaaga GTGTGTCATCTGCATGCTGGATTTCGTGTACGGAGACCCCATCCggttcctgccctgcctgcataTCTACCACGTGGACTGCATCGACGACTGGCTGATGCGCTCCTTCAcctgtccctcctgcctggagccagtggacgctgctcTGCTGGCCTCCTATGAGACGAATTGA